The Proteus vulgaris genome has a segment encoding these proteins:
- a CDS encoding Protein of uncharacterised function (DUF2629) codes for MKNEIFINSNIKIEKNNLNKDVDKLKKLFSLNNYHYQDINKEEENSVLVYRWPLLNAFHYMTK; via the coding sequence ATGAAAAATGAAATTTTTATTAACTCAAATATAAAAATAGAAAAAAATAATCTAAATAAGGATGTAGATAAATTAAAAAAATTATTTTCATTAAATAACTATCACTATCAGGATATTAATAAAGAAGAGGAAAATAGTGTGCTTGTTTATCGATGGCCATTACTTAATGCATTTCATTACATGACTAAATGA
- the bcsA gene encoding cellulose synthase catalytic subunit [UDP-forming] produces MPRKKKEKKVPQHILIRYYKFYRHNGASRSATIVSELFMGIMWIFLRMESPFWRKIARKQRLLFPHINPRCPKVFDPLRYLLQSIWLICHYLVQLLVKKPTQFISYVRNLYKKLFVHVSPIAIELIEHKKKNTSIWQYLLYSAIAVLAVFFILLSITQPFDLTFQFVFVIVLWLVALALRDIHGRFASIAIIMLALTIACRYIWWRYQSTLYWVDNISLFFGLLLLLAETYAWCVLFLSFMQCIWPLHRKPISMPEDITKWQSVDIFIPTYNEDLQIVKPTIYASLNLDWPKDKLTIYLLDDGDRPEFKAFAQEVGIRYIAREKHNFAKAGNINHALSLASGEFVAIFDCDHIPTRSFLQFTMGWFLQDEKMALVQTPHHFFSPDPFERNLGNFRETPNEGTLFYGLVQDGNDTWNATFFCGSCAVLRRTALDEIGGIAVETVTEDAHTSLRLHRHGWRSAYIRIPQAAGLATESLSAHIGQRIRWAKGMVQIFRLDNPLFGKGLSIPQRLCYLNAMLHFFSGIPRMIFLLAPLTFLIFHAYIIYAPAIAIALYVVPYLIHISLASSKLQGAYRHSFWGEIYETILAWYTTRPVLSTLFSPYKGKFNVTEKGGVMEEGFVDWNINRPYLLFFNLNLLGILFAFWRIATGDPDEAWATVMCLLWVCYNLILLGVAIAVSVETKQQRRFPRVRIKAPAMLLLNNGALYRCYLYDFSDNSCAILLPDNVILSLSQNENITLLLTQNQREHAFKANISRIEGQIIGLQLLEMTTQKAIDFTACTFERADTWADWQNELPADKPLSSLKNIIFISMQGYNTLLKRAPYFIYATFRLLGLFLLWLSSLLPQRVNVSQIFHQS; encoded by the coding sequence ATGCCACGAAAAAAAAAAGAAAAGAAGGTGCCACAACACATTCTTATTCGATACTACAAGTTCTATCGTCATAACGGTGCCTCTCGTAGCGCTACCATTGTTAGTGAGCTATTTATGGGCATTATGTGGATATTCTTACGAATGGAATCACCTTTTTGGCGAAAAATTGCCAGAAAACAACGTTTGTTATTTCCTCACATCAATCCTCGTTGCCCTAAAGTTTTCGATCCTCTACGCTATTTATTACAAAGCATTTGGCTCATTTGCCACTACCTTGTGCAATTATTAGTGAAAAAACCAACACAATTTATTTCTTATGTCAGAAATCTGTACAAAAAACTCTTTGTCCATGTTTCACCTATCGCTATTGAACTTATTGAGCATAAGAAAAAAAATACATCCATTTGGCAATATCTGCTTTATTCAGCTATTGCTGTTTTGGCTGTTTTCTTTATTTTACTCAGTATTACCCAACCTTTTGATCTCACATTTCAATTTGTTTTTGTGATTGTTCTTTGGTTAGTGGCTTTAGCGCTCCGCGATATTCATGGGCGTTTTGCTTCAATTGCCATAATTATGTTGGCTCTAACGATTGCATGTCGATATATCTGGTGGCGTTATCAATCAACCCTGTACTGGGTTGATAACATTAGTCTTTTTTTCGGTTTACTACTATTACTTGCTGAAACTTACGCATGGTGTGTGCTATTTCTCAGTTTTATGCAATGTATTTGGCCACTGCATCGAAAACCGATTTCTATGCCTGAGGATATTACAAAATGGCAAAGTGTTGATATTTTCATTCCTACCTATAACGAAGATCTACAAATCGTTAAACCTACCATTTATGCCAGTTTAAATTTAGATTGGCCTAAAGATAAACTCACTATTTATCTGCTTGATGATGGTGATCGTCCTGAGTTTAAGGCGTTTGCACAAGAGGTCGGCATTCGTTATATCGCACGAGAAAAACACAATTTTGCCAAGGCAGGTAATATCAATCATGCTTTATCCCTCGCCTCTGGTGAATTTGTCGCCATTTTTGACTGTGACCATATTCCAACACGTTCATTTTTACAATTTACCATGGGATGGTTTTTACAAGATGAAAAAATGGCCTTAGTACAAACACCTCACCATTTTTTCTCCCCCGATCCTTTTGAACGTAATCTAGGTAATTTTCGCGAAACACCTAATGAAGGCACACTCTTTTATGGGTTAGTTCAAGATGGCAATGATACTTGGAATGCTACCTTTTTCTGTGGATCGTGTGCAGTTTTACGTCGTACTGCATTAGATGAAATTGGTGGTATTGCCGTTGAAACAGTCACCGAAGATGCACACACCTCATTACGTTTACACCGTCATGGCTGGCGATCTGCCTATATTCGCATACCACAAGCTGCAGGTCTCGCAACTGAATCATTATCGGCACATATCGGACAACGTATTCGGTGGGCAAAAGGCATGGTACAAATATTCCGCCTTGATAATCCTCTCTTCGGTAAAGGATTAAGCATTCCTCAACGCCTCTGTTATTTAAATGCTATGTTGCATTTTTTCTCGGGCATTCCTCGTATGATTTTCTTACTCGCCCCCCTGACATTTCTTATTTTTCACGCCTATATCATTTATGCGCCTGCTATCGCTATAGCCTTATATGTTGTGCCGTATTTGATCCACATTTCTCTGGCAAGTTCAAAATTACAAGGTGCCTATCGCCACTCATTTTGGGGAGAGATCTATGAAACAATTTTGGCGTGGTACACCACTCGCCCTGTATTAAGCACACTATTTTCCCCGTATAAAGGCAAATTTAACGTCACTGAAAAAGGTGGAGTGATGGAAGAAGGTTTTGTGGATTGGAACATTAATCGCCCTTACTTACTCTTTTTCAATTTGAATTTACTGGGAATTTTGTTTGCTTTTTGGCGCATTGCAACAGGCGATCCTGACGAAGCTTGGGCGACTGTCATGTGTTTATTATGGGTTTGCTATAACCTTATCTTGTTAGGTGTTGCTATTGCCGTTTCTGTTGAAACCAAACAACAACGCCGATTTCCTCGAGTTCGAATAAAAGCGCCTGCTATGTTGTTGTTAAACAATGGTGCACTCTACCGCTGCTATCTTTATGATTTTTCAGATAATAGCTGTGCCATTTTATTGCCTGATAACGTCATACTTTCACTTTCTCAAAATGAAAACATCACACTATTGCTCACTCAAAATCAGCGTGAACATGCATTTAAAGCCAATATTTCACGTATTGAAGGGCAAATCATCGGGTTGCAACTCCTTGAGATGACAACGCAAAAAGCGATCGATTTTACCGCCTGTACTTTTGAGCGGGCTGATACTTGGGCTGATTGGCAAAACGAACTTCCAGCCGACAAACCGTTAAGTAGCCTCAAAAATATTATTTTTATCAGCATGCAAGGTTATAACACCTTGTTAAAGCGTGCTCCTTACTTTATTTACGCCACTTTTCGCTTACTCGGTCTCTTTTTACTGTGGCTTTCATCATTACTCCCTCAACGCGTTAATGTTTCACAAATATTTCATCAATCTTGA
- a CDS encoding cell division protein, translated as MPLIVLKGIRGGVGTTSTAITLARQFNQQNKEVLIIDNCTENILPFYFPAQQKMPPLSQALLAQTPVEECIFNYQPHYQVLPFGLVNTKDNLLLQLSFSAKQHFNHFLSSFIQLHPDAIILMDLQHTQDTLFTPWIEKAAIFFTVAMAESNCHIRLNQHEFVKNEYILINQFRATSQIHQDFYQFWQTTSFPLCPIVLHRDEASVEACASRLPLYDYQANCMLVEEITHLTQWCFPLFERKEGQP; from the coding sequence ATGCCACTTATTGTATTAAAAGGAATACGAGGCGGAGTGGGTACAACATCCACGGCAATTACGCTTGCTCGACAATTTAATCAACAAAACAAAGAAGTCCTTATTATTGATAATTGTACTGAAAATATTTTACCTTTTTATTTCCCTGCACAACAAAAAATGCCCCCATTAAGTCAGGCATTATTGGCTCAAACCCCCGTAGAGGAGTGTATTTTTAACTATCAACCACACTATCAAGTTTTACCGTTTGGTTTGGTTAATACGAAGGATAATTTACTCTTGCAGTTATCATTTTCAGCAAAACAGCATTTCAATCATTTTTTATCATCCTTTATTCAACTGCATCCAGACGCCATTATTTTAATGGACTTGCAACATACACAAGATACGTTATTTACCCCTTGGATAGAAAAAGCAGCTATTTTTTTCACCGTTGCAATGGCTGAAAGCAACTGCCATATCCGTCTGAATCAACATGAGTTTGTTAAAAATGAATACATACTCATTAATCAATTTCGTGCAACTAGCCAAATTCACCAAGACTTTTATCAATTTTGGCAAACAACCTCTTTTCCCTTATGTCCTATTGTTCTTCATCGAGATGAGGCGTCAGTAGAAGCATGTGCCTCACGTTTACCTTTATATGATTATCAAGCTAATTGCATGTTAGTGGAAGAAATCACACATCTGACCCAATGGTGTTTCCCATTATTTGAGAGGAAAGAAGGACAGCCATAA
- the bcsB_1 gene encoding cellulose synthase regulator protein: MKKRFLIFALFMLTSSVYGDETQEVQTTISKPSVTLTEVALDVTSQAEPGNTQLPSGELTSSTRQKILKFANAAPSYGAMHLTGVSPDGYLEFGVRSDEYVSKATLDLEFTPSPSLLPVESHLNVYLNDEMMGVITLKQEDLGKKNQITIPIDPLFIQDFNHIKLSFIGHYREICENQANTTLWLDVSKNSQLNLTFQSLRLGNELAYFPEPFFDNRDFGELTLPMVFSQSPHLTQQKAAAILSSWFGTQVDWRQQNYPVYYNELPNQHSIIFATNQQKPTFLKQHPDVKEPTIEILTHPTNPYIKLLLIMGRDDNDLITAVNGIARGQVIFRGDVVTINEVEALIPREPYDAPKWVQLNKPIYFNTLQDYEGQLQSRGLTPNPITLNMTLPPDLFMFNNTGLQMQLRYRYTAPAFQDDSRMSISVNDHFIKAYPLEKDKKDNLVIAYLPLIQGWIEHKNLLNIPAVKLGERNQITFAFDYTNPIPGGSLDQCITYQPVPNAVAIDELSSFNFTGDYRHYIALPDLRVYSHAGFPFSRYADLSETLIFVNQQPSPTQLSTLLISMGNIGAQTGYPALNVSLTDSLEEVQKRDADLLLIGTIPPALNNDKQMNVLIDKARSEIILPSREISIFSHTSYQPTDKRSDSRVSLTSKGSMGAIIGFQSPFFSQRSVVALLADSTQGYKLLNEAISDSGKRDAMHGSVVLVRGSGVNSLRVGDTYYVGYLPWWEEVWYVFASHPVWLGLAAIIGIILVSLLIWRAMKIRSQRRLAAKD, translated from the coding sequence ATGAAAAAACGTTTTCTCATATTTGCCTTATTTATGCTCACTTCTTCAGTTTATGGAGATGAAACACAAGAAGTGCAAACAACCATTTCAAAACCATCTGTTACATTAACTGAAGTGGCTCTTGATGTTACTTCTCAAGCAGAGCCTGGAAATACACAATTACCTTCTGGTGAGCTCACGTCGTCTACTCGTCAGAAGATATTAAAATTTGCAAATGCAGCACCGAGTTATGGCGCCATGCATTTAACTGGTGTTAGCCCTGATGGCTATTTAGAATTCGGTGTGCGTAGTGATGAATATGTTTCAAAGGCAACTCTTGATTTAGAATTTACCCCCTCTCCATCACTACTTCCAGTAGAGTCTCATCTTAATGTCTATTTGAATGATGAAATGATGGGCGTGATTACCTTAAAACAAGAAGATTTAGGTAAGAAAAATCAAATTACGATACCGATTGATCCCTTATTTATTCAAGATTTTAACCATATAAAACTCTCTTTTATTGGCCATTATCGTGAAATTTGTGAAAACCAAGCGAATACAACACTCTGGCTTGATGTGAGTAAAAACAGTCAATTAAATCTGACCTTTCAATCACTCCGTTTAGGTAATGAATTAGCGTATTTCCCAGAACCCTTTTTTGATAACCGTGATTTTGGTGAGTTAACACTGCCGATGGTGTTTAGTCAGTCACCTCATTTAACCCAACAAAAAGCAGCTGCGATCCTCTCTTCTTGGTTTGGTACTCAAGTTGATTGGCGTCAACAAAATTATCCTGTTTATTACAATGAGTTACCAAATCAACACAGCATTATTTTCGCAACGAATCAACAAAAACCCACATTTTTAAAACAGCATCCTGATGTTAAAGAGCCAACCATCGAAATACTGACACATCCAACTAATCCTTATATTAAGTTACTTCTTATTATGGGACGTGATGATAATGATTTGATCACGGCTGTAAATGGTATTGCTCGTGGGCAAGTTATTTTTAGAGGTGATGTTGTCACGATTAATGAAGTAGAAGCATTAATCCCTCGTGAGCCTTACGATGCTCCAAAATGGGTACAATTAAATAAACCTATTTATTTTAATACGTTACAAGATTATGAAGGTCAATTGCAATCTCGGGGATTAACACCCAATCCGATTACGTTAAATATGACCTTACCGCCTGATCTCTTTATGTTTAATAATACGGGATTACAAATGCAATTGCGTTATCGCTATACCGCACCTGCATTTCAAGATGACTCTCGTATGTCTATCTCAGTAAACGACCATTTCATTAAAGCTTATCCTCTTGAAAAAGATAAAAAAGATAACCTTGTTATCGCTTATTTACCGCTTATTCAAGGCTGGATTGAGCATAAGAATTTATTGAATATTCCTGCAGTAAAACTGGGGGAACGTAACCAAATTACATTTGCCTTTGATTACACCAACCCAATTCCGGGTGGTTCACTAGATCAATGCATTACTTATCAACCTGTTCCAAACGCAGTTGCTATTGATGAGTTATCAAGTTTCAATTTTACAGGCGATTATCGGCATTATATCGCCTTACCTGATTTACGTGTTTATAGCCACGCAGGTTTTCCATTTAGTCGTTATGCTGACCTTTCTGAAACTCTCATTTTTGTTAATCAGCAACCTTCTCCAACTCAATTATCAACCTTATTGATATCAATGGGAAATATAGGTGCTCAGACAGGCTATCCTGCTCTTAATGTCTCATTAACAGACTCATTAGAAGAGGTACAAAAAAGAGATGCGGATCTATTACTAATAGGAACCATTCCACCCGCATTAAATAATGACAAACAGATGAACGTATTGATCGATAAGGCACGCAGTGAAATCATATTACCTTCTCGTGAAATCAGCATATTTAGCCACACAAGCTATCAACCTACAGATAAACGCTCTGATAGCCGAGTTTCATTGACCTCAAAAGGATCCATGGGTGCCATTATTGGATTCCAATCACCCTTCTTTTCGCAACGTAGCGTAGTCGCTCTGTTAGCTGATAGCACTCAAGGTTACAAATTATTAAATGAAGCTATCAGTGATAGTGGTAAGCGTGATGCAATGCATGGCTCCGTAGTATTAGTCAGAGGATCTGGCGTCAATAGCTTACGTGTCGGTGATACTTATTACGTCGGTTACTTACCTTGGTGGGAAGAAGTTTGGTACGTCTTTGCCTCTCACCCTGTATGGCTTGGCTTAGCGGCAATCATCGGTATTATTCTTGTCTCTCTTCTTATTTGGCGAGCAATGAAAATAAGAAGCCAACGTCGTTTAGCGGCTAAGGATTAA
- the metK gene encoding S-adenosylmethionine synthetase — MTTHLFTSESVSEGHPDKIADQISDAVLDAILEQDPKARVACETYVKTGMVMVGGEITTKAWVDIEEITRNTVREIGYTSSDMGFDANSCAVISAIGKQSPDINQGVDRADPLEQGAGDQGLMFGYATNETDVLMPAPITYAHRLVQRQAQVRKSGTLPWLRPDAKSQITFQYDNDKVVGIDAVVLSTQHSEDISQKDLHEAVMEEIIKPVLPTEWLNEQTKYFINPTGRFVIGGPMGDCGLTGRKIIVDTYGGMARHGGGAFSGKDPSKVDRSAAYAARYVAKNIVAAGLADRCEIQVSYAIGVAEPTSIMVETFGTEKVPTSQLILLVREFFDLRPYGLIQMLDLLHPIYQKTAAYGHFGRAEFPWEATDKAEILREAAGLK, encoded by the coding sequence ATGACTACACACCTATTTACTTCTGAATCAGTCTCAGAAGGTCATCCAGATAAAATTGCAGATCAGATTTCTGATGCTGTTTTGGATGCTATTTTAGAACAAGATCCAAAAGCACGCGTTGCCTGTGAAACTTACGTCAAAACAGGCATGGTCATGGTAGGCGGAGAAATTACCACCAAAGCTTGGGTCGATATCGAAGAAATTACACGTAATACCGTTCGTGAAATCGGTTATACCAGTTCCGATATGGGCTTTGATGCTAATTCCTGCGCAGTTATCAGTGCGATTGGTAAACAATCACCAGACATCAACCAAGGTGTTGACCGAGCAGATCCTTTAGAACAAGGCGCCGGTGACCAAGGTTTAATGTTTGGTTACGCAACGAATGAAACTGACGTATTAATGCCTGCACCAATTACTTATGCTCACCGCTTAGTTCAGCGCCAAGCACAAGTTCGTAAAAGTGGCACTTTACCTTGGTTACGTCCTGATGCGAAAAGCCAAATTACCTTCCAATATGACAACGATAAAGTTGTCGGTATTGATGCCGTGGTATTATCAACTCAGCATTCTGAAGATATTTCACAAAAAGACCTGCATGAAGCGGTGATGGAAGAGATCATTAAACCGGTTCTTCCAACAGAATGGTTAAATGAACAAACTAAATACTTCATCAACCCAACGGGTCGTTTTGTTATCGGTGGTCCAATGGGCGACTGTGGTTTAACGGGACGTAAAATCATTGTTGATACATACGGTGGTATGGCACGTCATGGTGGTGGTGCTTTCTCTGGTAAAGATCCATCAAAAGTAGACCGTTCTGCCGCATATGCCGCTCGTTATGTTGCTAAAAATATCGTGGCTGCTGGTTTAGCAGATCGTTGTGAAATCCAAGTTTCTTACGCGATCGGGGTAGCAGAACCAACCTCAATTATGGTAGAAACCTTTGGTACAGAAAAAGTGCCAACATCACAACTGATCTTGTTAGTGCGTGAATTCTTTGACTTACGTCCTTATGGATTAATTCAAATGTTAGATTTACTGCATCCTATCTACCAAAAAACAGCCGCTTATGGCCACTTTGGACGTGCTGAATTCCCGTGGGAAGCAACAGATAAAGCAGAAATCTTACGTGAAGCAGCAGGTTTAAAATAA
- the speA_2 gene encoding arginine decarboxylase, with the protein MNDNIARKMQQTYNIAYWGGGYYLANNRGNISVCPNPDVPDATFDLTELVKRVQEEQSNLRLPALFCFPQILQHRLRSINAAFHRARESYGYKGDYFLVYPIKVNQQRRVIESLVNAGEPLGLEAGSKAELMAVLAHANMTSSVIVCNGYKDREYIRLALTGEKLGHKVFLVIEKMSEIKMVLEEAERLDVIPRLGVRARLASQGSGKWQASGGEKSKFGLAATQVLQLIDMLRQSDRLESLQLLHFHLGSQMANIRDIATGVRESARFYVELHKLGCEYSVF; encoded by the coding sequence ATGAATGATAACATCGCTCGTAAGATGCAGCAGACCTATAATATTGCATATTGGGGTGGCGGTTACTATTTAGCGAATAATCGGGGAAATATTAGCGTTTGCCCTAATCCTGATGTTCCTGATGCCACTTTTGATTTAACTGAATTGGTTAAACGGGTTCAAGAAGAGCAATCCAATCTGCGCTTACCTGCACTTTTTTGCTTTCCTCAAATTTTACAGCATCGCTTACGTTCGATTAATGCGGCGTTTCATCGTGCACGTGAATCTTATGGTTATAAAGGTGACTACTTTTTAGTTTACCCAATTAAAGTTAACCAACAACGTCGTGTTATTGAGTCATTAGTCAATGCTGGAGAGCCTTTAGGTTTAGAGGCTGGTTCTAAAGCCGAATTAATGGCCGTGCTTGCTCATGCCAATATGACAAGCTCTGTGATTGTGTGTAATGGTTATAAAGATCGTGAGTATATTCGTTTAGCACTTACAGGCGAAAAACTTGGACATAAAGTTTTCTTAGTGATTGAAAAAATGTCTGAGATAAAAATGGTACTTGAAGAAGCTGAACGTTTAGACGTTATTCCTCGTTTAGGGGTTCGCGCTCGTCTTGCCTCTCAAGGATCCGGTAAATGGCAGGCAAGTGGTGGTGAAAAATCAAAATTTGGTTTAGCTGCGACACAAGTTCTGCAATTAATTGATATGTTACGTCAATCTGATCGCCTAGAGAGTCTGCAATTACTGCATTTCCATTTAGGTTCACAGATGGCGAATATCCGTGATATTGCAACCGGAGTGCGTGAATCTGCACGTTTTTATGTTGAACTGCATAAATTGGGGTGTGAATATTCAGTATTTTGA
- a CDS encoding cellulose synthase operon protein YhjU, which yields MNKSNSTQFDFLHYWHGLGAWNFYFLLKFFFLWYGYLNFDAFSNLLFLAFLLFPLPKNIWHKMRNWIAIPIGIILFYHDTWLPSFSTVLAQGGQLKQFSFDYLVELAVNFINIKMIGVAFILLVAYLFIEQWIRVSVFVIAGVLWLNIGGFTHFSQGMVPAVSANSFTQENDINPEKMTALSNVTEVLPESVEPTAVPENTVDIASVGTIYPPQKQKVNNKVLDDWLTQFYSYEKKRITPFPTQLSTNAQPFDILIINICSLSTADAAAVGLQEHPIWGNFDVLFSHFNTVSSYSGPASLRLLRSSCGQAHHSDLYDPADTQCLLMDNLSSLGFAKKLVLDHNGKFGNYLKEIQQLGNLNVTLQDQENLSHQITAFDGTKIYNDKETLMRWLQGREQSNESRSVTFVNLVSLHDGNRFVGENNTADYGKRASTLLDDLDNFMNELDKKERKVMVVIVPEHGAALQGDKTQMSGLRDIPSQSITTVPVGIRFTGIKDRAQFYPPVIIEEPSSYLALSEFISRNVNGDVFNQSAIDWNGLASELPQTANVAENQATVVVDYQGLSYIKLNGGEWINYPN from the coding sequence ATGAACAAGTCTAATTCAACCCAGTTCGATTTTTTACATTACTGGCATGGGTTGGGAGCATGGAATTTCTATTTTTTACTAAAGTTTTTTTTCCTTTGGTATGGTTATTTAAATTTTGATGCTTTTAGTAATCTACTTTTTCTCGCATTTTTATTGTTTCCATTACCTAAAAATATTTGGCATAAAATGCGTAATTGGATTGCTATCCCTATTGGGATCATTTTATTTTATCATGATACTTGGTTACCCAGTTTTTCAACAGTATTAGCGCAAGGAGGGCAACTTAAACAGTTTTCGTTTGATTATCTTGTTGAATTAGCGGTTAATTTTATTAATATCAAAATGATAGGTGTCGCCTTTATTTTGCTGGTAGCCTACCTTTTTATTGAACAGTGGATAAGGGTTTCTGTTTTTGTCATTGCGGGAGTGCTGTGGTTAAACATTGGAGGATTCACCCATTTTTCACAAGGTATGGTGCCTGCCGTTTCAGCAAATAGTTTTACCCAAGAAAATGATATTAATCCTGAAAAAATGACTGCATTATCAAATGTCACTGAAGTCTTGCCTGAATCAGTCGAGCCAACTGCTGTTCCTGAAAACACTGTAGACATAGCATCAGTAGGAACCATTTATCCGCCCCAAAAACAGAAGGTCAATAATAAGGTATTGGATGATTGGTTAACACAATTTTATAGCTATGAGAAAAAACGCATAACACCTTTTCCTACACAGTTGTCTACCAATGCCCAACCATTCGATATTTTGATTATTAATATTTGTTCGCTTTCGACTGCGGATGCCGCCGCCGTTGGCTTACAAGAGCACCCTATTTGGGGTAATTTTGATGTGCTATTTAGTCACTTTAATACGGTTTCATCTTATAGTGGCCCTGCATCATTACGATTATTACGATCAAGTTGTGGGCAGGCTCACCATTCTGACTTATACGATCCGGCTGATACACAGTGTTTGTTAATGGATAATTTATCTTCACTCGGTTTTGCGAAGAAATTAGTATTGGATCATAACGGAAAGTTTGGTAACTACCTCAAAGAAATTCAGCAACTCGGTAATCTTAATGTCACTTTGCAAGATCAAGAAAATCTTTCTCATCAAATAACGGCTTTTGATGGTACTAAAATTTATAACGATAAAGAGACATTGATGCGTTGGTTGCAAGGCCGTGAACAATCGAATGAGAGTCGTAGTGTGACGTTTGTGAATTTAGTGTCATTACATGATGGTAATCGTTTTGTGGGGGAAAATAATACGGCTGATTATGGTAAACGCGCCAGCACTTTATTAGATGATTTAGATAACTTTATGAATGAGTTAGATAAAAAAGAAAGAAAAGTGATGGTCGTCATTGTGCCGGAGCATGGCGCCGCTTTACAAGGTGATAAAACACAAATGTCAGGTTTAAGGGACATTCCTAGTCAAAGTATTACTACAGTACCCGTCGGTATTCGGTTTACCGGGATCAAAGATAGAGCACAATTTTATCCACCAGTGATTATTGAAGAGCCAAGTAGCTATTTGGCCTTATCTGAATTTATTTCTCGTAATGTGAATGGTGATGTTTTTAATCAATCCGCTATTGATTGGAATGGATTAGCGAGTGAATTACCGCAAACAGCCAATGTCGCAGAAAATCAAGCTACTGTTGTGGTTGATTATCAAGGTCTGTCTTATATCAAGTTAAATGGTGGTGAGTGGATTAATTATCCTAATTAA
- the speA_1 gene encoding arginine decarboxylase, with product MLNCINWGVNIQYFDVGGGLGVDYEGTRSQSDCSVNYGLNEYANNVIWAIGDACDENDLPHPTVITESGRALTAHHTVLISNVIGVERNEFTAITPPEEDAVRPISSLWETWEEMQTKGHSRSLREWLHDSQLDLHDVHTQYVHGMLSLTERAWAEELYLNICRRIQYDLDPSNRAHRPIIDELQERMSDKFYVNFSLFQSLPDAWGIDQLFPVLPIEGLDKPLDRRAVLLDITCDSDGIIDHYVDGDGVETTMPMPAYDPEYPPMIGFFMVGAYQEILGNMHNLFGDTAAVDVYLDEKGNLTYVQSEEGDTVADMLQYVKLNPTVLLERFRTQVKNAQLDEALQEQFLTEFESGLYGYTYLEEEE from the coding sequence ATGTTGAACTGCATAAATTGGGGTGTGAATATTCAGTATTTTGATGTGGGTGGCGGTTTAGGTGTGGACTATGAAGGGACTCGTTCACAATCTGATTGCTCGGTTAACTATGGTCTTAATGAATATGCAAATAATGTTATTTGGGCGATAGGTGATGCGTGTGATGAAAATGACTTACCACATCCAACCGTTATTACCGAATCAGGTCGTGCGTTAACGGCACATCATACCGTATTAATTTCTAATGTTATTGGTGTTGAACGTAATGAATTTACCGCGATTACGCCACCTGAAGAAGATGCCGTAAGACCTATCTCTAGCCTTTGGGAAACATGGGAAGAGATGCAAACCAAAGGGCATAGCCGTTCATTACGTGAATGGTTACATGATAGTCAATTAGATTTACACGATGTGCATACTCAATATGTTCATGGCATGTTAAGTCTGACAGAGCGTGCATGGGCAGAAGAGTTATATCTAAATATTTGTCGTCGTATTCAATACGATTTAGATCCAAGTAATCGTGCTCATCGCCCAATTATCGATGAGTTACAAGAACGTATGTCAGATAAGTTCTATGTTAACTTCTCATTGTTCCAATCTTTACCTGATGCATGGGGCATTGATCAATTATTTCCTGTATTACCGATTGAAGGGTTAGATAAACCACTGGATCGTCGTGCGGTGCTACTCGATATTACGTGTGACTCAGATGGTATTATTGACCATTATGTGGATGGTGATGGTGTTGAAACAACCATGCCTATGCCAGCCTATGATCCTGAATACCCGCCTATGATTGGCTTCTTTATGGTTGGGGCTTATCAGGAAATTTTAGGCAATATGCATAATTTATTTGGTGATACTGCGGCTGTTGACGTTTATCTTGATGAAAAAGGTAATCTTACTTACGTCCAAAGCGAAGAGGGTGATACTGTTGCCGATATGCTTCAGTACGTTAAGTTAAATCCAACGGTGTTGTTAGAACGTTTCCGTACTCAAGTAAAAAATGCGCAGTTAGATGAAGCGTTGCAAGAACAATTCCTGACTGAATTTGAAAGTGGTTTATACGGTTATACGTATCTGGAAGAAGAAGAGTAA